A window of the Gasterosteus aculeatus chromosome 21, fGasAcu3.hap1.1, whole genome shotgun sequence genome harbors these coding sequences:
- the LOC144390275 gene encoding protein NLRC3-like isoform X1: MKSNQSMDLPIHIKDVGPSVDASSHQQRGKSPEPRCLSMKSDGSIGRYIDFKDGRRSYDPEEDQESSEVPTGPSAQQHQTHLDSIFMLLEENILTFVKNELKKIQKVVSSDYPECLEKEDEEVLDEEQRRSREAVVKISVHFLRRMKQEQLAERLQSRLLDAVCQRELKSNLKKKFQCVFEGIAKAGNPTLLNEIYTELYITEGGTAEVNEEHEVRQIETASRRPARPETTIRREDLLKASAGGEEPIRTVMTKGVAGIGKTVLTQKFTLDWAEDKDHQHIQFTFPFTFRELNVLREKKFSLVGLVHHFFSETRAAGICRFEKFQIVFIFDGLDECRFPLDFHNNEILTNVTESASVDVLLTNLITGKLLPSARLWITTRPAAANQIPPECVGMVTEVRGFTDPQKEEYFRKRFTDEEQASRIISHIKTSRSLHIMCHIPVFCWITATVLEEELKTREGGELPKTLTEMYIHFLVVESKVKKVKYDGGAETDPHWSPESRKMIESLGKLAFDQLQKGNLIFYESDLTECGIDIRAASVYSGVFTQIFREERGLYQDKVFCFVHLSVQEFLAALHVHLTFFSSGVNLLSEQQTTSRWSKRSKPNPKPMRLYQNAVDEALQSPNGHLDLFLRFLLGLSLETNQTLLRGLLTETGSRSQTNRRTVQYIKERISEDVSPEKSINLFHCLNELNDGSLVEEIQQSLRSGSLSTEELSPAQWSALVFILLSSEEYLEAFDLKKYSASEEALLRLLPVVKASNKVVLSGCNLSERSCDALSSVLSSQSSSLRELDLSNNHLQDSGVKLLSAGVKSPHCDLETLRLSVCNLSERSCDTLSSVLSSQSSSLRELDLSNNHLQDSGVKLLSAGVKSPHCELETLRLTGCLITEEGCASLASALSSNPSHLRELDLSYNHPGGSGVKLLSAGLEDPHWRLETLRYEEAAATDHQSGRGGRAGNLFCVPLSAWLIRP, encoded by the exons atgaagagtaaccagtctATGGATCTTCCTATACACatcaaagacgttggtccctctgttgatgcaag ttcacatcagcagagaggaaagtctcctgaacccagatgtttgtccatgaagagtgatggGTCTATTGGTCGatatattgacttcaaagatggacgccgttcttatgacccaga agaggaccaggagagctcagaggttcccacaggtccgtctgcccagcagcatcaaacacacctggactccatcttcatg ctgctggaagagaacatcctcacttttgtgaagaacgagctgaagaagatccagaaggttgtgagttcagattacccagaatgcttagagaaagaggatgaggaggtgctggatgaagagcagaggaggagcagagaggccgttgtgaagatctcagtgcacttcctgaggagaatgaagcaggagcagctggctgagcgtctgcagagca gacttcttgatgcagtttgtcagcgtgaactcaaatccaacctgaagaagaagtttcagtgtgtgtttgaggggatcgctaaagcaggaaacccaaccctactgaatgagatctacacagagctctacatcacagagggagggactgcagaggtcaatgaagaacatgaggtcagacagattgaaacagcatccaggagaccagccagaccagaaacaaccatcagacgagaagacctcctcaaagcctcagctggaggagaggaaccaatcagaacagtgatgactaagggagtggctggcatcgGGAAaaccgtcttaacacagaagttcactctggactgggctgaagacaaagaccaccagcacatacagttcacatttccattcaccttcagagagctgaatgtgctgagagagaagaagttcagcttggtgggacttgttcatcacttcttcagtgaaaccagagcagcaggaatctgcaggtttgagaagttccagattgtgttcatctttgacggtctggatgagtgtcgatttcctctggacttccacaacaatgagatcctgactaatgtcacagagtcggcctcagtggatgtgctcctcacaaacctcatcacggggaagctgcttccctctgctcgcctctggatcactacacgacctgcagcagccaatcagatccctcctgagtgtgttggcatggtgacagaggtcagagggttcaccgacccccagaaggaggagtacttcaggaagaggttcacagatgaggagcaggccagcaggatcatctctcacatcaagacctcacgaagcctccacatcatgtgccacattccagtcttctgctggatcactgctacagttctggaggaggagttgaagaccagagagggaggagagctgcccaagaccctgactgagatgtacatccacttcctggtggttgagtccaaagtgaagaaggtcaagtacgatggaggagctgagacggatccacactggagtccagagagcaggaagatgatcgagtctctgggaaaactggcctttgatcagctgcagaaagggaacctgatcttctatgaatccgacctgacagagtgtggcatcgatatcagagcagcctcagtgtactcaggagtgttcactcagatctttagagaggagagaggactgtaccaggacaaggtgttctgcttcgtccatctgagtgttcaggagtttctggctgctcttcatgtccatctgaccttcttcagctctggtgtcaatctgctgtcagaacaacaaacaacctcccggTGGTCTAAACGCTCTAAACCCAATCCTAAACcaatgcgtctctaccagaatgctgtggacgaggccttacagagtcctaatggacacctggacttgttcctccgcttcctcctgggtctttcccttgagaccaatcagactctcctacgaggtctgctgacagagacaggaagtcgctcacagacaaATCggagaacagtccagtacatcaaggagaggatcagtgaggatgtgtctccagagaaaagcatcaatctgttccactgtctgaatgaactgaatgatggttctctagtggaggagatccaacagtcccttagatcaggaagtctctccacagaagaactgtctcctgctcagtggtcagctctggtcttcatcttactgtcatcagaagaataTCTGGAGgcgtttgacctgaagaaatactctgcttcagaggaggctcttctgaggctgctgccagtggtcaaagcctccaacaaagttgt actgagtggctgtaacctctcagagagaagctgtgacgctctatcctcagttctcagctcccagtcctctagtctgagagagctggatctgagtaacaaccacctgcaggattcaggagtgaagctgctttctgctggagtgaagagtccacattgtgacctggagactctcag actgagtgtctgtaacctctcagagagaagctgtgacactctgtcctcagttctcagctcccagtcctctagtctgagagagctggatctgagtaacaaccacctgcaggattcaggagtgaagctgctgtctgctggagtgaagagtccacactgtgaactggagactctcag gctgacaggctgtctgatcacagaggaaggctgtgcttctctggcctcagctctgagctccaacccctcccatctgagagagctggacctgagctacaatcatccaggaggctcaggagtgaagctgctgtctgctggactagaggatcctcactggagactggagactctcaggtatgaagaggctgcagccacagaccatcagtctggtagaggaggtagagctggaaaccttttctgtgtcccactgtcagcctggttaataagaccctga
- the LOC144390275 gene encoding protein NLRC3-like isoform X2, with the protein MKSNQSMDLPIHIKDVGPSVDASSHQQRGKSPEPRCLSMKSDGSIGRYIDFKDGRRSYDPEEDQESSEVPTGPSAQQHQTHLDSIFMLLEENILTFVKNELKKIQKVVSSDYPECLEKEDEEVLDEEQRRSREAVVKISVHFLRRMKQEQLAERLQSRLLDAVCQRELKSNLKKKFQCVFEGIAKAGNPTLLNEIYTELYITEGGTAEVNEEHEVRQIETASRRPARPETTIRREDLLKASAGGEEPIRTVMTKGVAGIGKTVLTQKFTLDWAEDKDHQHIQFTFPFTFRELNVLREKKFSLVGLVHHFFSETRAAGICRFEKFQIVFIFDGLDECRFPLDFHNNEILTNVTESASVDVLLTNLITGKLLPSARLWITTRPAAANQIPPECVGMVTEVRGFTDPQKEEYFRKRFTDEEQASRIISHIKTSRSLHIMCHIPVFCWITATVLEEELKTREGGELPKTLTEMYIHFLVVESKVKKVKYDGGAETDPHWSPESRKMIESLGKLAFDQLQKGNLIFYESDLTECGIDIRAASVYSGVFTQIFREERGLYQDKVFCFVHLSVQEFLAALHVHLTFFSSGVNLLSEQQTTSRWSKRSKPNPKPMRLYQNAVDEALQSPNGHLDLFLRFLLGLSLETNQTLLRGLLTETGSRSQTNRRTVQYIKERISEDVSPEKSINLFHCLNELNDGSLVEEIQQSLRSGSLSTEELSPAQWSALVFILLSSEEYLEAFDLKKYSASEEALLRLLPVVKASNKVVLSVCNLSERSCDTLSSVLSSQSSSLRELDLSNNHLQDSGVKLLSAGVKSPHCELETLRLTGCLITEEGCASLASALSSNPSHLRELDLSYNHPGGSGVKLLSAGLEDPHWRLETLRYEEAAATDHQSGRGGRAGNLFCVPLSAWLIRP; encoded by the exons atgaagagtaaccagtctATGGATCTTCCTATACACatcaaagacgttggtccctctgttgatgcaag ttcacatcagcagagaggaaagtctcctgaacccagatgtttgtccatgaagagtgatggGTCTATTGGTCGatatattgacttcaaagatggacgccgttcttatgacccaga agaggaccaggagagctcagaggttcccacaggtccgtctgcccagcagcatcaaacacacctggactccatcttcatg ctgctggaagagaacatcctcacttttgtgaagaacgagctgaagaagatccagaaggttgtgagttcagattacccagaatgcttagagaaagaggatgaggaggtgctggatgaagagcagaggaggagcagagaggccgttgtgaagatctcagtgcacttcctgaggagaatgaagcaggagcagctggctgagcgtctgcagagca gacttcttgatgcagtttgtcagcgtgaactcaaatccaacctgaagaagaagtttcagtgtgtgtttgaggggatcgctaaagcaggaaacccaaccctactgaatgagatctacacagagctctacatcacagagggagggactgcagaggtcaatgaagaacatgaggtcagacagattgaaacagcatccaggagaccagccagaccagaaacaaccatcagacgagaagacctcctcaaagcctcagctggaggagaggaaccaatcagaacagtgatgactaagggagtggctggcatcgGGAAaaccgtcttaacacagaagttcactctggactgggctgaagacaaagaccaccagcacatacagttcacatttccattcaccttcagagagctgaatgtgctgagagagaagaagttcagcttggtgggacttgttcatcacttcttcagtgaaaccagagcagcaggaatctgcaggtttgagaagttccagattgtgttcatctttgacggtctggatgagtgtcgatttcctctggacttccacaacaatgagatcctgactaatgtcacagagtcggcctcagtggatgtgctcctcacaaacctcatcacggggaagctgcttccctctgctcgcctctggatcactacacgacctgcagcagccaatcagatccctcctgagtgtgttggcatggtgacagaggtcagagggttcaccgacccccagaaggaggagtacttcaggaagaggttcacagatgaggagcaggccagcaggatcatctctcacatcaagacctcacgaagcctccacatcatgtgccacattccagtcttctgctggatcactgctacagttctggaggaggagttgaagaccagagagggaggagagctgcccaagaccctgactgagatgtacatccacttcctggtggttgagtccaaagtgaagaaggtcaagtacgatggaggagctgagacggatccacactggagtccagagagcaggaagatgatcgagtctctgggaaaactggcctttgatcagctgcagaaagggaacctgatcttctatgaatccgacctgacagagtgtggcatcgatatcagagcagcctcagtgtactcaggagtgttcactcagatctttagagaggagagaggactgtaccaggacaaggtgttctgcttcgtccatctgagtgttcaggagtttctggctgctcttcatgtccatctgaccttcttcagctctggtgtcaatctgctgtcagaacaacaaacaacctcccggTGGTCTAAACGCTCTAAACCCAATCCTAAACcaatgcgtctctaccagaatgctgtggacgaggccttacagagtcctaatggacacctggacttgttcctccgcttcctcctgggtctttcccttgagaccaatcagactctcctacgaggtctgctgacagagacaggaagtcgctcacagacaaATCggagaacagtccagtacatcaaggagaggatcagtgaggatgtgtctccagagaaaagcatcaatctgttccactgtctgaatgaactgaatgatggttctctagtggaggagatccaacagtcccttagatcaggaagtctctccacagaagaactgtctcctgctcagtggtcagctctggtcttcatcttactgtcatcagaagaataTCTGGAGgcgtttgacctgaagaaatactctgcttcagaggaggctcttctgaggctgctgccagtggtcaaagcctccaacaaagttgt actgagtgtctgtaacctctcagagagaagctgtgacactctgtcctcagttctcagctcccagtcctctagtctgagagagctggatctgagtaacaaccacctgcaggattcaggagtgaagctgctgtctgctggagtgaagagtccacactgtgaactggagactctcag gctgacaggctgtctgatcacagaggaaggctgtgcttctctggcctcagctctgagctccaacccctcccatctgagagagctggacctgagctacaatcatccaggaggctcaggagtgaagctgctgtctgctggactagaggatcctcactggagactggagactctcaggtatgaagaggctgcagccacagaccatcagtctggtagaggaggtagagctggaaaccttttctgtgtcccactgtcagcctggttaataagaccctga